GAAAAGGTCGCAAGCGCGGCAGACGCCACACCTGAGGTTGCCGCTACCATCCTGGCCGATCATGGAATCCGTGAATCTATTCCTTCAGCACCAGCGGCAGAATTACGCGTACGCGAAGTCAATTTCTCCGGATTCAAGAACCAAAACACTGATCAACCCACTGATCCCTTTAATTTTAATTGGACGATCCCAGGGCGTGTCAGTGCCATTGCCAGCCGGGGCAACTCAGCGGGAAAGACTAGTGTGATTGAGGTAATTCGCTGGCTTCTAAGTGGAAGATCGTCGGTTGACAACTGGGTCTTCGAGCGCATTCAGCGTGCGAGCGTTAAGTTTCTACTCGATGAGGAAGAACTCGCCGTTGAGGTCGATAAGGACGGTCCGCGCCTCATCGGAAATCTCAGTCTTAATGGGCGCGTCATCCGTAATTTTAACGAGAAATCGTTCGAAAGCGTCATGGAACAGTTGATGCTTCCACGACTGGGTTTGGAACGTATTGATACCTTCCAGAAATTTCCTCGCTCAGAGCGGGGAAAAATCACATCCGCAGGCTGGCCACTCCTCATCGACGCACTTCACGTTCGGCCGTCCGAATTATCGAATGTGATTGGAGGAGTCGCCCAGAAAGCAGGGCTCCTCCTTCAGGTCTATGTTTCTCCGCCCTGGTTCGACACGCTGCTTCAAGCGCGTGCGGTCGTCGCGATATCACGCCAAGCATCAACCGACCGCGCAAGAACTTCCCAGGAAGAGGAACGCATTCGAGGCGTCGAGACTGAGCGAATTCGCACTCAGCTTCAGGAAGCACGAAACGTTCTCGCGAACATGAAGGAGGAGCGCGCTTCCGCTCACGAACTCCGGCTGGCTATGAGCCGAGCCGCAATGCTGAGCGACGCCGCACTCCGCCGCGCAGCCGAGATGCAAGCCGCAACCCTCGATCTTGAGACGGTCGAAGAGATCCACTTGACCTCTCGTCGGCTGCTTCGAAATATCATTGAACGTGAGGTTGCTGGAACGTTCTTCCGAGCACTCACCCCTCAAGCCTGCCCGCGGTGTACCACGGTTATCGATGATGAGCGGCGTACGCACGAGGCGGATGAGCATATCTGTTCTGTCTGCAACCGCCCTGCAACAGCGCAAGCTAGCCCTTCAGCGCGCCCGCAAGCTGAAGCAGAGGTTTCCGAGACCGAGAAAGCGCGAGATAAGGCTAAAAGTGTCTTAGAGCGCATTAAGGTTGAGTACGACGCAATCAATGAAGAGCGCGTGCGTCTTGAGAATAGGATCGCCAGTCTGGCCGACAGCGAATCGCTCAGCCAACGACGTGAACAAGAGGCTCTGGTCGCCCGTCTCGAAGGACGACTAGAGGAACGCGAGGAGACTCGGAGACTCCTCGCGTTAACACAAAATGGTTCAACGCCTAACGAAGAGATTCGGGTTTTAAGTGCCGCTCAAGACGAGTCGGAGGTGCGCGTCAAACAGTCAAGTACACTGTTTGAAGAGCTGAATGTTGAGATTCTCACTTTAGGGAAGCGGTTTGGGATCTCTGGCTTGACGTCAGTTAAATTGGATCGTCGCGCGCATTTGCCAGTCGTCAAAGAGGGCACTAAGTATAATTTTGGCGAATTGCCCGATGGCGACAAACTCCGTCTCAAAGTCGCAGTGGTAATCGCACTCCTGCGCGTGGGTCGCCTCCATGGCGTCCGGCGCCATCCGGGTCTGTTGTTCGTGGATTCTCCAGGTGCGGAAGAGGTATCAACAGGATCTCTCGTCGAGATGGTCACAGCACTCACTGAGATCGCCGAGGAACTCGGGATTCAGGTCATCATCTCGACCGCACGCCTGGACGAGATGATCACTGCGCTTGACTCAAGCTTGATCAAAAGCCCGGCACCAGGACGGACGACGCTGTGGTAGCGATCATCGATGTGCTTCGCGAGGTGGGGGGCGATTCCACGCTTGCGACCATAGCTTCAGTCGGCGGCGAAGATGCTCTTTACTCACATGCCGATGAGATCTCTTGCAGCGACGTGGTAGACGTCGCCGCGACCATATTGGCCGCCAACTGGGATCAGGTGAACCACGAGCGTGCCAAGAACCTACTCGTCTCTGGCATCCGCTCTACACAAGACCCGCTGGCCTTCGCCGGAACCATCAAAGCGATCTTCAGTTCAGCGGACATTATCAATATGTTGGCGCGGGAGCTCAACGAGGCCCTGCTAGCTAGAGCAGAAATGCGAAAAGATTCCCGTCAGGCTCATATCGCTGTCGATGCCCTAGATGGGGCCCTCAAGCTGGCATTACTTGGTGTGGCAAGACCGTTTCGCCTCCTGGAATTGATTACCTCGGTCACCACGACCGAACCGCCCGCCTTTGCCATAGCAGTAGCGCGTCGCCTCGGCGCAATCTACATTCACATGCGTGAAGAGTCTGCACGGGCAGCGGCGCGCGATGCGCTGACCACTTTGGCAAGCCATCAGGAGGCCCGAAGCGATGCTTTCCATCAGCTAGGCACCTCCGGGTTAGTCGACGCCTTAGAGACTGACAACGCCGAAGGGGTGGAACAGAAACTCCGTCATGCACGGACGATGTTCACAGCGGCTGTTGATATCGATGCCGATCGGATTGATGCCAAGCTCTACGCATCTGCACTCGACGGTGTGCTTGCACTCGTAGATCGGCTGCCAGTATCAACCGTCCGTGCAGCGGCCGAGGAAGTCGAAGATCTGGCGATTGTACGGACGGCCTGGAAGTCGCGGGGCCGCCTAGAAGAGTGGCTTGGTGACTCGACTGCGACCGAGCAAGAGTGGTGGATGGTCAGTGCGGCATTTGCTCGCGCTTGCAACGAACTTGATGACGAACGCTGGCTCAAAGCAAGCCGTTCTCTTGCTGCGATCGCACGCGCTCATGAAGCGGCGAACACAGCTGCAGTCTTGCCCTATGCCGCCCCCGGCCTCAGAGTCCTTGTCGCACCACGCCTCGTTGCCCCCTTTGTCACCAGTACTTATCGTTGGAGTCTACTCAAACGATGGGCCGAGGAAATGCGAACCCATCCTGAACTATCGGCGGATGCGTCAGGACTACTAGAGGCGGTTACGCAAGACCCAAAAGACGAGAAGATGATCTTGATCTCTGAGATCAGATCTCAACTTCCAGATCCAGAAAAGCTTGACATGCTTATGGAAAGTTTGATGTTGGACCAACAAACGGCCCTTGAACGCCGACTAGAAACCTTGGACGGTCAGGATTCCGTTCTACATAATGAGGCTGCACGAAGACTTAGCCGTGATCTCCGCAAAGTACTAGAAGGATCACCCGATTATCAAGGAACGACCCGCGTCCTCTTCGATCGGATCATAGACATCACGATCCGTTACGCGGTGGCTCGGACGAATATCGAAGCTAGCTTCGCCAAGGGAGGCTTTCGATTTCTCCATGATCCGAATGCACTCGAACAAGCCCTTCAGATTGATTACTGGAACTATTTGATTAGCAGTACAATCGGCGATGTTGTCGATATCGAAACTTCACACGTTGGTGGCGGACGCGCCGACATTCGCTTTACTTTCGGCGGAATTCGCATTGTCGCAGAACTTAAGCGCGACAAGAATCCGACAAAAAAGGGACAGTTGGATCCCTATCTTAATCAAGCCGGACTATATCAAAGTTCAAACGTGGCGCTTGGCCTTCTTATGGTCCTGGACTTAAGTCCTAAGCCCAAAGGTCAAGTCCGCTCTCTTGGAACGAGCTTTTGGGTGGCAGAGAAGCCTGATCTAGCCGAAGGCGACACGGTTCGATCGATCGTCACGATCCTCATTCCGGGAAATCGCCCAACTCCTTCCGCAGTCAGCCACGCGTAAACCTGTGAATCGTCCCGGGTTTCGTGGAGACCGTTAAGGTAGCACTACTTCGTCATGCCGGCGCTCGGGAGGGTTCAGGGAATCGGTCGGACAGCCGGGGAACTGGGCCGATTAGGCATCTTGCCTAGAGAGGCGAGTAGGGAAGGAAGCGCCTGAGATTTGGGCTTGCTTCGCAGATGCATAGTACTGATGAGACAATGGCATCACGGGTAGTATGGGATGTCACACTGTAGATGAAGCAGGATGCGGAAAAATGAATCACCGTGCTGAATTCTCGGCGGCAACTCGGAAGGTCATTGCAGAAAGAGCGGGATATCAGTGCTCGGTGTTGAACTGCGGACGACTGACAGTGGGTCCCGGGCCAGGACAAACACATGTGGTTAACATTGGCATGGCTGCCCATATCTATGCCGCGTCGTCTGGTGGCCCGCGTGGCACCGGTGGCCTTTCTGTTGCAGAGCTTAGAGAACCTGGAAATGGCATTTGGTGTTGCTATTCGCATGGCAAGGCCATTGACTCTGATGCAGGAAATATTTTTTCGGCTGCACAGCTTAAAGCATGGAAGCGACTGCATGAGGCCAGAAAAAGCGCCGAAGTAAACGGCCAAGCACTGGATCACTATGGACTAGTCGAGTCGATTTCGGTTAATTCCGCTCCGGCATGGTTGGCGGGCCGTAAGTTTGAATTGGGAATGCGCAACATAATTACCGGTCCCAACGGTAGTGGGAAGTCGATCTTAGCCCGCCTTATCGCAAGCGTCGCCTGTCCAGACCATGTTGCAGACATCTCTCGTCACCGGAATGTAGATATCGAAGTTCGGTGGTTCGATCCGCAAATCCATGATGTTTACACGAGCGGTCGATCAGGCAATGTAACTCATATACTCGATGGACAATCGGTTCCATATGTTGCCCGACCTTATAAGACAATACTCCTCGATGGCTGGAGTGACCAAATCCATCTTGGCGACCTTATTCGTCTTGCGCAGATGTTTGATCTTAGTTTATCTGCGATGAAAGCCACGCTGAGTATGCTCACCGAGTCAAGCGACCTCATCAAAGAGGTTCACATCGTAGGCACGCGGATTGACTGGGTAGTAGAAAACGACGGCCGAACCGTTAGATCAATTGGTATACGTTTATTGAGCCATTCCCTGCAATCTCTAATTTTGCTGGAGTTGGCTGGCGTTCATGCGCGGCATCACGCACGCGTAGAGCCGACCTTTTTACTTATTGATGGATTACTTAGCCTCCATCACGCGAAAACTCAGGTATCTGCCCTAGAAAGATTGCAGAAGGTAGCTGAGCATGCTCAGGTAGCGGTTATCAGTGCTTCTTCGTTAATTACTACAGAGGCGTCTCGGGAGTGGATGCTGACCACTCTGGATGATCGCCATGCCGGCAGCGGGCAGAACCCTGCTTGTCCAATTGACTTTGAAATTGAAACTACGACAGCTTATCCCCTTGATCCTGAGCCGCCGAGCCTTCCCTAGTTTAAAACATTGGACAGCTATGGAAGAAGAGCTAGCACGGCACTCGGTGAGCCGGGGCTGAGGAACGAAGTCCCGGATCGTCGATCGCCCCCGACCATGCGAAGAGACTAGCCTCGATCTTTCATGATCTTTGTGTGGTCGGCTGAGGCATTCGGCTGAGAGTTATTTTCGCGTCTTGGTCAGCGTGGTGGCCCGGCTGTCGCGCCGGGCGGGCGGGGTTCCACGGGCCCGTTGCTTTCCTTTCTTGGTCGGTGGAGCGGTTTGGCGCCGGTCAGGGCGGTGCGGGTAAGGCTTGTAGCCGAATGACGGCGGTGATGAGCTGCGTGGCCCAGGGCCAGCGGGTGGCGATGCGGAGCCGGAGCCGTCGGCCGCCGCGGACCAGGCGCCCGGCGATGGCGAACAGGCGCAGTCGCAGACGTTTGGGTTCCCAGCGGCGGGCGGGACCCTCCAGGGCGAGCAGTTGCGTCCACGCGATGAGGTCGCAGGCCAAGGCGACGATCTCGCACCAGATCTGGTTTGGGGCGAAGTCGTGCAGCGGCAGGTTGCGCAGGCCGGTGTCCTTGGCGGTGCGGATGCGGTCCTCGGCTCGGGCGCGGCGGCGATGTCGTAGTTCCAGTTCGGGAAGTTGCCCGCCAGGGGTGTTGGTGACGAAGCACGTGAAGCGGTGTCCGCCGGGGTCGGTGAAACGCGGCCGCGCACCGGGATGCGGGCGTTCTTTGCGGACGATGAGGCGCATCTTGGCGGGCCAGGAGGTGAGGTTGAGCATGGCGGTGATCTCGGCGACCCAGGCGCCGTGCCTTACCTGCCCCTCGGCGTCGTAGGCGGGGGTCCACGCTGTGGCGGGCAGGCGCAGGATCGCCGCTTCGATGTCGTCGGTGATGGTGAAGCCGATGGAGTACTTCAGCCACCGGCCCGGACGCGTCAGCCAGGTGAGGAACTCATGCGTGCCGCCGCCGGAGTCGGTGCGGATCAGGACCTGGCGGCGGCGGATCTTGGGGAGTTGGGCCAAGGCCAGGCGGGTGGCGGTGATGTGGTCGGCGGCGGTGTTGGAGCCGACGTTGCCCGGCCGCAGCACGATGGCCAGTGCTTCTCCGGTACCGCCGCTGCCGTGGTCGGCGAAGGCGGTCATGGGGTGGAAGCCGAAGGTCTTCTTCCAGGTCGGGGTGGCGTTTTCCTTGTCGGAGTGGGCGATGACGATGGTGGCGTCCAGGTCGATGGGGATCAGGTGGCCGTCGGCTCCGGGCGCGGCCGGTCCGGTCAGGGTCCAGGCGTGTTCGCGGGCGATGGCGCGGGCGGTGCGGATCGCGGTGAGGGCTTTGGTGGTGTCGGTGGCGAGCCGGTCGATCAGCCGGGAGACGGTCGGATCGGAGGCGACGGGGCCGAACAGTTGTGGTTGGGAGCGCAGGGTGGCGATGTCGGCCAGGCAGTCGCCTCCCAGGGCGAGGCTGACGGCGAGATCAGCGATGATCTTGCCGGGGTCGTGGATCGCGCGGGCCGGTCGCCATCGCCGTAGTTGCTCTGAGAGGGCCTGGTCCAGGCCGGTGACGCGCAGTGTTTCCAGTAACAGCAGTGCGCCTGAGTGGGAGATGAGCCCAGAACCGTCGGAAGACATGACGATCTTGGGTCGCGAAGCGGTAGTCTTCACGTGAAAAGTGCCTCTTGAGCTGGTGTGGACGGGACCTTAGATAAGTCCGATCATCCCAGTTCAAAGGCACTTTTCTCATGTAAACGATCAAGGCCGACGATATTCGCCGTGAAAGCCCCAGGCTAGCCACCGCCAGGCGATCGGGAGGGTGATCTATGGGCGGCGGCGTGGCCCTAACGCGGCGGCTGGTGGGTGGGTGCGGTGTAGGGGCGGTGCGGCGGGCGGCCCGATTTCCGCCGCCGTTCGGGACCGGCGCCCACGCCGCACGCCCGGACGGCGGGCGGGTGGAGGGCCGTGCGGCGGCGCGCCGCGCCGTCGCCTTGATACCTCATGAGAACAATTCGGCAGTGATCCGTGATGGGCTGCGTTCGGTGTGCGGGTGGCTGGTAGAACGCTGGGTGTGGAGGATCGTCGGGATCGCCTGCGGGCGCTGGGTGAGCTGTTGCGTCGGCTGCGTAAGGACGCTGGGCTGACGGGGAAGGATCTGGCGTTGCGGGCTGGGGTGGCTCAGCCGACGATCTCTCGGATTGAGACGGGGCGGCTTCTTCCGGTTCCGGAGACGGTGGATCGTCTCGTTGAGGCGTTGGGCCTGGATGTTGCGGGCCGCGGGGAGTTGGATGCTCTGCTTGTGCGGCTGCGTGATGAGGTGTCCCGTCTCAAGGGCGGGCTTGCCGGCCGGGAAGCGGCCAATGTCACCCGGCTGCGGTCGGCACGTCGGGTGGTGGTGTTTCATTCGGCAATGGTTCCGGCGTTGTTGCAGACGGCGGAGTATGCCCGGCTGGCGTTGGCGATCGGTCGTGAGGTGGATGAGGAGGACGCGGCCAAGGCTGCGGCGGTTCGGGTGGAGGGGCAGGCGGTCCTGTTCGAGTCTGGCCGGGAGTTCTTCTTTGTGCTGACCGAGGGGGCTGTGCGTACGTGGCCGGGGTCGCCGGCGTTGATGCTGGCTCAGCTTGATCGGCTGTTGCAGGTGGCGACGCTCCCTCACGTCACTCTCGGGGTGGTGCCGTGGTCGGTGCAGGCTCCGGCGTTCCCACTGCATGGGTTCACGGTCTATGACGGTGCGGTGAGCGTGGTGGAGAGCCTGACGGGTGATCTGACGCTGACGGAGCCTGGGGAACTGTCGGCTCACGGGGAGACCTTCGAGGTGTTCGCGGCGGTGGCTGTCTATGGCGAAGAGCTGCGGGATCTTCTGGGACGAATCGGTGTCGACTATCGCACCTTGACGACACACCTCTAGCCGCTGACGCATTTATGCGTCGAATACCTTGAGATGCTTCTAGCATCACTCATACGCTGGCGCGGTGGATGTATAGCCCCCTAGACATCGGAGTCCGCTATGTCGCCCTGGCGCATGTCCCGCACCTTCCCCGGTTCTCCCGTGGCGATCACCGAAGCGCGACGATTCGTCACCGCTCTTCTGAGCGCCTGGCCCGTGACCGAAGACGCCGAACTGATCGTCAGCGAGCTGGCCACCAACGCCATCCGTCACTCCGCAAGCGGCCAGTTCGGCGGCTGCTTCACCGTTGCCGTCCACGCCAACCACAGCCGGATCTGGCTCGGCATCCTGGACCAGGGTGGCCAGCGCGCACCGCACCCTCTCCCTCCTCAATCGGACGAGGAAGGGGGACGGGGCCTGGCCCTCGTCGCAGCTCTGGCGGCCAGCTGGGGCGTGACCGGAGACGAGCAGGGGCGCATCGTCTGGGCCACCCTGAACCCGGCTCCCGAGAAGACGGCTGCGCGGTGAAAAGGTGCCTGGCCCCGCATGTGGGTCCCTTGCAGGCCGGTCACATCCCGTTGGCCTGGATCGACCCGCGAGATGACGGGCGACGGCGAGTGATCGCCTGGACCTGTGACTGCCGCTCGGTCATTTACGAACTGTGCTCGGCAGGCGGGCAGTCCTACCTTCGCCGCACTGTGCAAGGCGCTCATCTGAGCGTCACCGAGACTCCCCGCACCCGCACCAGTGAAGCGCACGACCTTTGGGCCGAGCTGCTGACAGGGCACGTGCGATGACGCGCGGTGTGCCAAAGCGACGCTCAGCGATTCGGGCAACCAGCCCGAAAACCGGCGAACAGCTCAAGGCTGTACTGTCCAGGGGGATAGACGACATTTCGTCTAGGGGTCTAGACTCGGCGGAGCATCACCGAAAGGGAACCCCTGTGCCGCCGAGTGACCTTGAGCGCATCGCCGCCATGGACGACCCGTATCTGTTGATCCGGGCCGCAACCGAGCGACTGAGCATCGCGCAACAAGAGGTCACCGAACTGGCTCGCCTCCGACGCCGCGTCATCCAAGAGTTGCACGCTCAAGGCATCTCGTACGCGCAGATCGCCGAGCAGGCCGGTCTGTCGCGTGGACGCATTCACCAGATCAAGCACACCGGACCGGCTCCGGAAGGGGCGTTCCTAGGTGTCGGCACGGTGACCGTGGTGACACCACTGCGACTGGACCCAGAGCGCAACCGCCCCGTGGTCGCCCTGGACGACATGCGCTCAGGCAAGCGCCTGGAAGACCTCGCGCGCTCCTTCGGGCTCACCGTGGCCTCCGACAACGTCTCGGTCGACGGGCAGATCGACCTCAACCGGCCCGGCCTGCTTGTCATCTGCGGTCCCCGGATGGCGGAGGCGATGCGAACCGCGTACGACACCGACCCCGTGATCAGGTGGGAGCGCGACGACCTCGGCTGGTTGCTGCGCGACACCCGGACCGACGTGGCTTATCGCTCCGGCAGCCAGGTCGACCCGCCGAAGCCGACCGACTCGGCTTACCTCGGCCGTCTCCCCCGTCCGGATGGCACCGGCACGTTCCTGGCCATCGCGGGCATTCACCCCAATGGCTCGCTCGGCGTCGTCGATCTGCTCGCCTCCGAGATCGCCACCATCTGGGGTCAGGTGGGTGACAAGCGTTTCTCCACTGTCGTCGCCGTCGAATATGACCCTGCCACGGGGGAACCGGTCCGTACGCAACTGGCCGGCCCTCTCTATCGGCACGAAGACGACTGACGTGCGACTCAGCCTCGCCACCGAACCCGCACACGCCGATCGGCCCAATGAGGACTTCATCGGGGCCACTTCTGGCGCGGTGGTACTCCTGGACGGTGCCGGGACTCCGGCGGGACTGAAAACGGGCTGTTCCCATGGCGTCGCCTGGTACGCCCGCACGCTCGGCTCAACCCTGCTGGCCGCAGTCACCCAAAACGCCGACACCTTGACCGAGATCCTGTCCGAGTCGATTAAGAACGTCGCCTCGTTGCATGACTTCACCTGTGACCTGGTTCATGCGGGATCCCCTTCGGCCACGGTCTCAATGGTTCGCCGTGCGGGTGACGTCCTGGAATGGCTGGTGCTGGCTGACTCCGCCTTTGTCCTCGACACCGGTACGACGGAGCCGACAGTGATCTGTGACGATCGAGTGAGCCGGATCGGGGCGCGCTACCGGACGGTGATGGATGGCCTGCCGGGCGGAAGCCCAGAACATGCCGAAGCATTTCGCGGCTACGTCGAGACGTTGCGCGATCACCGCAACCGGGACGGCGGTTTCTGGGTGGCCTCCGTCGATCCCCTCGCCGCAGAACACGCCCTCACCGGTACCGTCCCGGTGGATCAGGTGCGGGCGGTGGCGTTGCTGAGCGATGGCGCTTCCCGCCTCGTCGACCGCTTCGCCCTGGCATCTTGGCGAAAGCTTCTCGACCTCCTCGGCCAGGACGGCCCCGACGAACTGATCCACCGTGTCCGAGAGGCCGAACGCAGTGATCCGGACAGCTCCCGCTGGCCTCGGGGCAAGGTCTATGACGATGCCACTGCGGCGCTCTGGAAATTCTCCTAAGGCATTTTGTCGACCCCCCTAGACAGTTCGCCGACTCCGGCTTAACTTATTTGCATAGCCCCCTAGACATCTTGTTCTCGCGGAACGGCCGCACCTGTCTAGGGGGGTCGGCAGCAGGAGTTGCATCATGGCCATCCAAGGCCCCATCCCCGTCCGCTTCGAGCAGGTCTTCCCGCACGGCTGCTTCATCGTCGGCGAGGTCGAGCAGGTCAAGGACTTCGACGCCTCCTCCAAGGGCCGAACCGTCTACGCCAAGGACAAGAACACCGGAGAGCTGGTGTGGCAGGTCGCCGTCATGGACGGGCTCCCGACGTGGCCGAGCGGGCGGGGCACGGGGTGGACGCGCTGCTCAAGGTCTACGCCAAGTGCATTGACGGAGGCGCGGAGATCGCCAACCGCAGGATCGAGGACGCGTTGGCCGCGTGACTCGCCATTCAGCGAAGAGGCCTCGGAAACACCGGGGTCTCTTCTGCTCTATCAAGGTGCGCCGAAGTCACGATAGGTACCTGTCGAACTCGCACTCAATGAGGTCCCAGAACGACCTGTAGCGGACCTCGCCCGGATGCCAGGTCGCGAAGTCCCATGCCTCCCACTCGCCGTCCGGTCCGACGACGTGCGGGTTGAGCAGGTACA
This region of Streptosporangium sp. NBC_01495 genomic DNA includes:
- a CDS encoding IS1380 family transposase, with amino-acid sequence MKTTASRPKIVMSSDGSGLISHSGALLLLETLRVTGLDQALSEQLRRWRPARAIHDPGKIIADLAVSLALGGDCLADIATLRSQPQLFGPVASDPTVSRLIDRLATDTTKALTAIRTARAIAREHAWTLTGPAAPGADGHLIPIDLDATIVIAHSDKENATPTWKKTFGFHPMTAFADHGSGGTGEALAIVLRPGNVGSNTAADHITATRLALAQLPKIRRRQVLIRTDSGGGTHEFLTWLTRPGRWLKYSIGFTITDDIEAAILRLPATAWTPAYDAEGQVRHGAWVAEITAMLNLTSWPAKMRLIVRKERPHPGARPRFTDPGGHRFTCFVTNTPGGQLPELELRHRRRARAEDRIRTAKDTGLRNLPLHDFAPNQIWCEIVALACDLIAWTQLLALEGPARRWEPKRLRLRLFAIAGRLVRGGRRLRLRIATRWPWATQLITAVIRLQALPAPP
- a CDS encoding helix-turn-helix domain-containing protein, which encodes MEDRRDRLRALGELLRRLRKDAGLTGKDLALRAGVAQPTISRIETGRLLPVPETVDRLVEALGLDVAGRGELDALLVRLRDEVSRLKGGLAGREAANVTRLRSARRVVVFHSAMVPALLQTAEYARLALAIGREVDEEDAAKAAAVRVEGQAVLFESGREFFFVLTEGAVRTWPGSPALMLAQLDRLLQVATLPHVTLGVVPWSVQAPAFPLHGFTVYDGAVSVVESLTGDLTLTEPGELSAHGETFEVFAAVAVYGEELRDLLGRIGVDYRTLTTHL
- a CDS encoding ATP-binding protein, which produces MSRTFPGSPVAITEARRFVTALLSAWPVTEDAELIVSELATNAIRHSASGQFGGCFTVAVHANHSRIWLGILDQGGQRAPHPLPPQSDEEGGRGLALVAALAASWGVTGDEQGRIVWATLNPAPEKTAAR
- a CDS encoding sigma factor-like helix-turn-helix DNA-binding protein, encoding MPPSDLERIAAMDDPYLLIRAATERLSIAQQEVTELARLRRRVIQELHAQGISYAQIAEQAGLSRGRIHQIKHTGPAPEGAFLGVGTVTVVTPLRLDPERNRPVVALDDMRSGKRLEDLARSFGLTVASDNVSVDGQIDLNRPGLLVICGPRMAEAMRTAYDTDPVIRWERDDLGWLLRDTRTDVAYRSGSQVDPPKPTDSAYLGRLPRPDGTGTFLAIAGIHPNGSLGVVDLLASEIATIWGQVGDKRFSTVVAVEYDPATGEPVRTQLAGPLYRHEDD
- a CDS encoding protein phosphatase 2C domain-containing protein, with the protein product MRLSLATEPAHADRPNEDFIGATSGAVVLLDGAGTPAGLKTGCSHGVAWYARTLGSTLLAAVTQNADTLTEILSESIKNVASLHDFTCDLVHAGSPSATVSMVRRAGDVLEWLVLADSAFVLDTGTTEPTVICDDRVSRIGARYRTVMDGLPGGSPEHAEAFRGYVETLRDHRNRDGGFWVASVDPLAAEHALTGTVPVDQVRAVALLSDGASRLVDRFALASWRKLLDLLGQDGPDELIHRVREAERSDPDSSRWPRGKVYDDATAALWKFS